In the genome of Spirochaeta cellobiosiphila DSM 17781, one region contains:
- a CDS encoding GNAT family N-acetyltransferase, with product MKTYYIRDIQESDLKLYRELIQPDKEYHKFNGPYYKNKTEEEIDVYIQEIRNNLSENKLPQKFKKQIVDSTNENLVGEVNWYWKSEETNWLEVGIVIFNDKYWGKGIGSIILPEWINQVFDMFPEIIRIGLTTWSGNLRMMKLAEKLGLIKEAEFKKARIVDNNYYDSISYGILKENWLQIKEPTVSTPL from the coding sequence ATGAAAACATATTATATAAGAGATATTCAGGAAAGTGATTTAAAATTATATAGAGAATTAATTCAGCCAGATAAAGAATATCATAAATTTAATGGCCCCTATTATAAGAATAAAACTGAAGAAGAAATAGACGTATATATTCAAGAAATACGAAATAATCTATCTGAAAATAAACTCCCACAAAAGTTCAAAAAACAGATTGTTGATTCAACAAATGAAAATCTCGTTGGTGAAGTTAACTGGTATTGGAAATCAGAAGAAACTAATTGGTTAGAAGTTGGAATTGTCATTTTCAATGATAAATATTGGGGAAAGGGTATTGGATCTATAATACTCCCTGAATGGATAAATCAAGTATTTGATATGTTTCCAGAAATCATAAGAATAGGTTTAACAACATGGTCTGGAAATCTAAGAATGATGAAATTAGCTGAAAAACTTGGGTTAATAAAAGAAGCAGAATTTAAGAAAGCTAGAATAGTAGATAATAATTATTATGATTCAATAAGCTATGGCATCCTAAAAGAAAACTGGTTACAAATTAAAGAACCTACGGTAAGCACACCATTATAA